One genomic region from Leifsonia poae encodes:
- the cysK gene encoding cysteine synthase A — MTGQIYENIAEAVGRTPLVKLNHLTEGLGATVLAKLEFYNPAGSVKDRIGVAIIDAAEKSGALRPGGTIVEGTSGNTGIALAMVGAARGYKVILTMPETMSKERRVLLRAFGAEIVLTPGPDGMRGAVEKAKELVASTDNAVWAQQFANEANPAIHRATTAEEIWDDTAGEVDIFVAGIGTGGTITGVGQVLKERKPGVQVIAVEPIDSPILNGGKPGPHKIQGIGANFVPEVLDTGVYDEVIDASFDDAIETAKRLASEEGILAGISSGATVWAALEVAKRPENAGKTIVVIVADTGERYISTALWADLLD; from the coding sequence ATGACAGGTCAGATCTACGAGAACATCGCCGAAGCGGTCGGACGAACGCCGCTCGTCAAGCTCAACCACCTCACCGAGGGCCTCGGAGCCACCGTGCTCGCGAAGCTGGAGTTCTACAACCCGGCCGGCAGCGTGAAAGACCGTATCGGTGTGGCGATCATCGACGCCGCCGAGAAGTCCGGTGCGTTGCGCCCGGGCGGCACCATCGTCGAGGGCACGAGCGGGAACACCGGCATCGCGCTCGCGATGGTCGGTGCGGCCCGCGGATACAAGGTCATCCTGACGATGCCCGAGACCATGAGCAAAGAGCGTCGCGTTCTGCTGCGCGCGTTCGGCGCCGAGATCGTGCTCACCCCCGGCCCCGACGGGATGCGCGGCGCGGTCGAGAAGGCCAAAGAGCTCGTCGCCTCGACCGACAACGCCGTCTGGGCCCAGCAGTTCGCCAACGAGGCCAACCCGGCGATCCACCGCGCCACGACGGCTGAGGAGATCTGGGACGACACCGCCGGCGAGGTGGACATCTTCGTGGCCGGGATCGGCACAGGCGGCACCATCACGGGCGTCGGCCAGGTGCTCAAGGAGCGCAAGCCCGGCGTGCAGGTCATCGCCGTGGAGCCGATCGACTCCCCCATCCTCAACGGGGGCAAGCCCGGACCGCACAAGATCCAGGGCATCGGCGCCAACTTCGTCCCGGAGGTGCTCGACACCGGGGTCTACGACGAGGTGATCGACGCCTCGTTCGACGACGCGATCGAGACGGCGAAACGCCTTGCGAGCGAAGAGGGCATCCTCGCCGGCATCTCGTCGGGCGCGACCGTCTGGGCCGCCCTCGAGGTGGCGAAACGGCCCGAGAACGCGGGCAAGACGATCGTGGTCATCGTCGCCGACACCGGTGAGCGCTACATCTCGACCGCTCTCTGGGCCGACCTGCTCGACTGA
- a CDS encoding TetR/AcrR family transcriptional regulator, giving the protein MTDDVEDVLPRAVALSWGVAERPQRGPKRELSIERIVDTAIQIADDEGLAAVSMSKIATTLGFTTMSLYRYVTSKDDVLLLMQDTVCAVPIPPEEEDGEWRDGLRRWTATTIDVMREHPWFPDIPIPGMPLTPNNLAVLDWGLRIMKDLPLTGPEKMSTVLLLSSFARAFGVVERDVQRSREAEGAQRRTGEAFTTALAELVTDERFPYLGPLVRSGVYTDSEGDDDQDDYAFGLERILDGVQRYVDARRTGEPIVAAVPRPEPVPYDKAVREAAKARREIEGRLREARKREREAIAKAIERRTKAVEKAEKSAKAAAKG; this is encoded by the coding sequence ATGACCGACGACGTTGAAGATGTCCTCCCCCGCGCCGTCGCACTCAGCTGGGGAGTCGCCGAGCGGCCGCAGCGCGGCCCCAAACGCGAGCTCAGCATCGAGAGGATCGTCGACACCGCGATCCAGATCGCCGACGACGAAGGGCTCGCCGCGGTGTCCATGAGCAAGATCGCCACCACCCTCGGCTTCACGACGATGTCGCTCTATCGCTACGTGACGAGCAAAGACGATGTGCTGCTGCTCATGCAGGACACGGTGTGCGCCGTCCCCATCCCCCCCGAGGAGGAAGACGGCGAATGGCGTGACGGGCTGCGGCGCTGGACGGCGACGACGATCGACGTGATGCGCGAGCATCCGTGGTTCCCCGACATCCCGATTCCGGGCATGCCGCTCACACCCAACAACCTCGCCGTCCTCGACTGGGGGCTGCGCATCATGAAAGACCTCCCGCTCACCGGCCCGGAGAAGATGTCGACGGTTCTGCTGCTCAGCTCGTTCGCCCGCGCGTTCGGGGTCGTCGAGCGGGATGTCCAGCGCTCCCGGGAGGCGGAGGGCGCGCAGCGCCGCACCGGCGAGGCGTTCACGACGGCGCTCGCCGAGCTGGTCACCGACGAGCGGTTCCCCTACCTCGGCCCCCTGGTGAGGTCGGGCGTGTACACCGATTCCGAGGGAGACGACGACCAGGACGACTACGCGTTCGGCCTGGAGCGCATCCTCGACGGGGTTCAGCGCTACGTCGACGCGCGCCGCACCGGAGAACCCATCGTCGCCGCCGTCCCCCGCCCGGAACCGGTGCCGTACGACAAGGCCGTGCGGGAGGCGGCGAAAGCCCGCCGGGAGATCGAAGGCCGGCTCCGCGAAGCCCGCAAACGGGAGCGCGAAGCGATCGCGAAGGCGATCGAGCGGCGCACGAAAGCGGTAGAGAAAGCAGAGAAGTCCGCGAAAGCCGCCGCGAAAGGCTAG
- the prmC gene encoding peptide chain release factor N(5)-glutamine methyltransferase yields MTPPDFPPASVSDLLDETVGVLRRAGVPDPEVDAELLLGHVLGEGRGRIQALALMGSPVSEDVVARLRVLVERRAAREPLQHITGRAPFRSLDLAVGPGVFVPRPETEQVVQFAIDALRAVPGPEPIGVDLGTGSGAIALAMATEVPHARILAVENSPEAFVWARRNVAESGAENARVVFGDLADALPELDGQVDVVISNPPYIPAAAVPRDPEVRLFDPPAALYGGEDGLDVVRVLSHVARRLLHPGGTLVLEHGELQGEQIRGILTADGWRAAATHRDLTTRDRTTTAVR; encoded by the coding sequence ATGACCCCACCCGACTTCCCCCCCGCCTCCGTCAGCGATCTCCTCGACGAGACGGTCGGCGTGCTCAGGCGCGCCGGCGTCCCCGACCCGGAGGTGGATGCCGAGCTGTTGCTCGGGCATGTCCTCGGCGAAGGGCGGGGACGCATCCAGGCGCTGGCGCTGATGGGGTCCCCGGTGTCCGAGGATGTCGTGGCGCGGCTGCGAGTGCTGGTCGAGCGGCGGGCCGCGCGCGAACCGCTGCAGCACATCACGGGGCGGGCGCCGTTCCGTTCCCTCGACCTCGCGGTCGGCCCCGGCGTGTTCGTTCCTCGGCCGGAGACCGAGCAGGTCGTGCAGTTCGCGATCGACGCCCTGCGTGCCGTTCCCGGACCCGAACCGATCGGGGTTGATCTCGGCACCGGGAGCGGCGCCATCGCCCTCGCGATGGCGACCGAGGTGCCGCACGCCCGCATCCTCGCCGTGGAGAACTCGCCCGAGGCGTTCGTCTGGGCTCGTCGCAACGTCGCCGAGTCGGGCGCGGAGAACGCGCGGGTCGTCTTCGGCGACCTCGCCGACGCGCTGCCCGAGCTCGATGGGCAGGTGGATGTGGTGATCTCGAACCCGCCGTACATCCCGGCGGCGGCCGTTCCCCGCGACCCCGAGGTGCGTCTCTTCGACCCGCCCGCCGCGCTCTACGGCGGCGAGGACGGGCTCGATGTGGTGCGTGTCCTTTCGCACGTCGCCCGCCGCCTGCTGCACCCGGGCGGCACACTGGTGCTGGAGCACGGTGAGCTGCAGGGCGAGCAGATCCGGGGCATCCTCACGGCTGACGGCTGGCGCGCGGCGGCCACTCACCGCGACCTGACCACGCGGGACCGCACGACGACGGCCGTGCGCTGA
- the prfA gene encoding peptide chain release factor 1 produces the protein MFESVNTLIAEHDDLQEQLADPELHGDPVRSKKVNRRYAELSRIVAAYHHWKQLEDDLAAAKELAAEDEAFAEEVPGLESELAESGEKLRRLLIPRDENDSRDVIMEIKMGEGGAESALFAADLLRMYLHYAESKKWKTEILEQTSSDLGGIKDVQLAIKGNSSDPAEGVWAHLKYEGGVHRVQRVPATESQGRIHTSAAGVLVFPEVDEPEEVEISPNDLKIDVYRSSGPGGQSVNTTDSAVRITHLPTGIVVAMQNEKSQLQNREAGMRVLRARVLARQQEEIDAAASAVRKSQIRTMDRSERIRTYNFPENRIADHRTGYKAYNLDAVMNGALEPVIESCILADEESRLADLGSDD, from the coding sequence ATGTTCGAATCGGTGAACACTCTGATCGCCGAGCACGACGACCTGCAGGAGCAGCTGGCCGACCCCGAGCTGCACGGTGATCCCGTGCGCTCCAAGAAGGTCAACCGCCGCTATGCGGAGCTCAGTCGCATCGTCGCCGCGTACCACCACTGGAAGCAGCTCGAAGACGACCTCGCGGCCGCCAAAGAGCTGGCCGCCGAAGACGAGGCGTTCGCAGAAGAGGTGCCCGGGCTCGAGTCCGAGCTCGCCGAGTCGGGAGAGAAGCTGCGCCGGCTGCTCATCCCGCGCGACGAGAACGACAGCCGCGACGTCATCATGGAGATCAAGATGGGGGAGGGCGGTGCGGAGTCCGCGCTGTTCGCCGCCGATCTGCTGCGCATGTACCTCCACTACGCCGAGTCGAAGAAGTGGAAGACCGAGATCCTGGAGCAGACATCCAGCGACCTCGGTGGCATCAAAGATGTGCAGCTCGCCATCAAGGGCAACTCCTCCGACCCGGCCGAGGGCGTATGGGCGCACCTCAAGTACGAAGGCGGCGTGCACCGCGTTCAGCGTGTGCCGGCCACGGAGTCGCAAGGACGCATCCACACCTCGGCGGCCGGTGTGCTCGTCTTCCCCGAGGTCGACGAGCCCGAAGAGGTCGAGATCAGTCCGAACGATCTGAAGATCGACGTCTACCGGTCGAGCGGCCCCGGCGGTCAGTCGGTGAACACGACCGACTCGGCCGTGCGCATCACCCACCTTCCGACCGGCATCGTCGTCGCCATGCAGAACGAGAAGAGCCAGCTGCAGAACCGTGAGGCCGGGATGCGCGTGCTTCGCGCCCGCGTCCTCGCCCGCCAGCAGGAGGAGATCGACGCGGCGGCCTCGGCGGTGCGCAAGAGCCAGATCCGCACGATGGACCGCTCCGAGCGCATCCGCACCTACAACTTCCCCGAGAACCGCATCGCCGACCACCGCACCGGCTACAAGGCGTACAACCTCGACGCCGTGATGAACGGCGCTCTGGAGCCCGTCATCGAGTCGTGCATCCTCGCCGACGAGGAGTCCCGCCTCGCCGACCTCGGCTCCGACGACTGA
- the epsC gene encoding serine O-acetyltransferase EpsC yields MAFYSRMREDIANARRHDPAARSGFEIAVAYSGLHAVWWYRIAHRMWRAGLKTPARFVSQFARFLTGIEIHPGATIGRRFFIDHGMGVVVGETTWVGDDVMVYHGVTLGGKGSGRGKRHPTIQNGVTVGAGAKVLGSITIGARSVIGANAVVIHDAPADSVLTGVPARARPRTGHEQIPGDDWLDPALYI; encoded by the coding sequence ATGGCGTTCTACTCCCGAATGCGCGAAGACATCGCGAACGCGCGCCGGCACGATCCTGCCGCGCGGAGCGGCTTCGAGATCGCCGTCGCATACTCGGGTCTGCACGCCGTGTGGTGGTACCGCATCGCCCACCGGATGTGGCGGGCCGGCCTCAAGACGCCGGCCCGCTTCGTCTCGCAGTTCGCGCGCTTCCTCACGGGAATCGAGATCCACCCCGGCGCCACGATCGGTCGCCGGTTCTTCATCGACCACGGGATGGGCGTCGTCGTCGGCGAGACCACCTGGGTCGGCGACGACGTGATGGTTTACCACGGGGTGACACTCGGTGGGAAGGGCAGCGGGCGCGGCAAACGGCACCCGACGATTCAGAACGGCGTCACGGTCGGCGCCGGAGCCAAGGTCCTCGGCTCGATCACCATCGGCGCGCGCAGCGTGATCGGCGCGAACGCCGTCGTCATCCACGATGCCCCGGCCGACTCGGTGCTCACGGGTGTTCCCGCCCGGGCCCGTCCTCGCACCGGCCACGAGCAGATCCCCGGCGACGACTGGCTCGACCCCGCCCTTTACATCTGA
- a CDS encoding homoserine dehydrogenase has translation MIEYRSLRVALLGAGSVGSQVARLLLEQGEELASRVGASLELVGIAVRDVDAQRDVDLPRELFTTDASTLILGADIVVELMGGIEPAREYVLQALNSGADVVTGNKALLATHGPELFEAAEQVGAQLYYEAAVGGAIPIIRPLRDSLAGDRVNLILGIVNGTTNFVLDRMDVNGETLEDALATATERGYAEADPTADIGGYDAAQKAAILASLAFHTTVPLESVYREGITGVTKAQVDAAREGGSVIKLLAICERITDSETGDEGVSARVYPALISRDHPLAAVHGAHNAVFVQAGAAGDLMFYGAGAGGVETASAVLGDLVSAARRHVVGGPGVAESTHAKLPVLDIGRVVTRYQITLEVADQPGVLASVARILSDGGVSVETVQQSVATATGPVPLVGGETPVLSHTAPTATLVIGTHEAEEAALAATVEALAASHVVTAISSVLRVEGS, from the coding sequence ATGATCGAGTACCGCAGCCTGCGGGTGGCCCTGCTCGGCGCCGGCTCCGTCGGCTCCCAGGTGGCGCGACTTCTGCTGGAACAAGGCGAGGAGCTCGCCTCCCGGGTGGGCGCGAGCCTCGAGCTCGTCGGAATCGCCGTGCGCGACGTCGACGCCCAGCGCGATGTCGACCTGCCGCGCGAGCTGTTCACCACCGACGCCTCCACGCTCATCCTGGGCGCTGACATCGTCGTCGAGCTGATGGGCGGCATCGAGCCGGCTCGCGAGTACGTGCTGCAGGCGCTCAACTCGGGGGCGGATGTGGTCACCGGCAACAAGGCGCTGCTCGCCACCCACGGTCCCGAGCTGTTCGAGGCGGCCGAGCAGGTGGGCGCCCAGCTCTACTATGAGGCGGCGGTCGGCGGGGCCATCCCGATCATCCGCCCGCTGCGCGACAGCCTGGCCGGCGATCGGGTGAACCTCATCCTGGGAATCGTCAACGGCACCACCAACTTCGTGCTCGACCGCATGGATGTGAACGGCGAGACCCTCGAAGATGCGCTGGCCACCGCCACCGAGCGTGGGTACGCCGAAGCCGACCCCACCGCCGACATCGGCGGCTACGACGCCGCGCAGAAGGCCGCCATTCTGGCGAGCCTCGCGTTCCACACCACTGTTCCACTGGAGTCGGTGTACCGCGAAGGCATCACCGGCGTCACCAAAGCCCAGGTGGACGCGGCCCGCGAGGGCGGTTCCGTGATCAAGCTCCTCGCGATCTGCGAGCGGATCACCGATTCCGAGACCGGGGACGAGGGCGTGTCCGCCCGCGTGTACCCGGCTCTGATCAGCCGGGACCACCCGCTGGCAGCAGTGCACGGCGCCCACAACGCTGTGTTCGTCCAGGCGGGCGCCGCGGGCGACCTGATGTTCTACGGGGCGGGCGCCGGGGGAGTGGAGACAGCTTCCGCGGTGCTCGGCGATCTCGTCTCGGCCGCGCGCCGCCACGTCGTCGGCGGCCCCGGCGTCGCCGAGTCGACGCACGCGAAACTCCCGGTGCTCGACATCGGCCGGGTGGTCACCCGCTACCAGATCACATTGGAGGTCGCCGATCAGCCCGGCGTGCTGGCCTCGGTCGCGCGCATCCTGAGCGACGGCGGGGTCAGCGTGGAGACCGTTCAGCAGTCGGTCGCGACGGCCACAGGCCCCGTTCCGCTGGTGGGAGGCGAGACGCCGGTTCTCTCGCACACCGCCCCCACCGCTACCCTGGTAATCGGCACCCACGAAGCCGAGGAGGCCGCCTTGGCGGCCACCGTCGAGGCGCTGGCCGCCAGTCACGTGGTGACAGCAATCTCATCCGTTCTCCGAGTCGAAGGATCGTAA
- the thrC gene encoding threonine synthase has product MSEKPNSRQWRGVLREYADRLNISEATPIVTLGEGGTPLLPAPALSARTGAKVFVKFEGMNPTGSFKDRGMTMAISKAVEHGAKAVICASTGNTSASAAAYATHAGIQAVVLVPEGKIAMGKLSQAIAHNAQLLQVQGNFDDCLDIARDLATNYPVHLVNSVNPDRIEGQKTAAFEVVEVLGDAPDFHIVPVGNAGNYTAYHRGYTEELQRGESTKLPRMFGFQAAGSAPIVLGHPVKNPETVASAIRIGNPASWELALNARDDSDGYFGAIDDKTILEAQRILSAEVGIFVEPASAISVAGLLERSAAGVIPAGATVVLTVTGHGLKDPQWALRNADGSDVQPTVVPVDIPTIAEVLGLSAAAEAAGAGA; this is encoded by the coding sequence ATGTCGGAAAAGCCGAACAGTCGTCAGTGGCGGGGCGTCCTGCGTGAATACGCGGACCGTCTGAACATCAGCGAGGCCACGCCGATCGTCACGCTCGGCGAGGGCGGAACGCCCCTGCTGCCCGCGCCGGCGCTCTCCGCGCGCACCGGGGCCAAGGTCTTCGTGAAGTTCGAGGGGATGAACCCCACCGGTTCGTTCAAAGACCGCGGCATGACCATGGCGATCTCCAAGGCCGTCGAGCACGGCGCGAAGGCCGTCATCTGCGCCTCCACCGGGAACACCTCGGCCTCGGCCGCCGCCTACGCGACGCACGCCGGCATCCAGGCCGTCGTCCTCGTACCCGAAGGCAAGATCGCGATGGGCAAGCTCAGCCAGGCGATCGCGCACAATGCGCAGCTGCTGCAGGTGCAGGGCAACTTCGATGACTGCCTCGACATCGCCCGCGACCTCGCGACGAACTACCCGGTGCACCTCGTCAACTCGGTGAACCCCGATCGCATCGAAGGTCAGAAGACGGCCGCTTTCGAGGTCGTCGAGGTGCTGGGCGACGCACCCGACTTCCACATCGTGCCGGTCGGAAACGCTGGGAACTACACGGCGTACCACCGCGGATACACCGAGGAGCTGCAGCGCGGTGAGTCCACGAAGCTGCCCCGGATGTTCGGCTTCCAGGCCGCCGGCAGCGCGCCGATCGTGCTCGGCCACCCGGTCAAAAACCCCGAGACGGTCGCCTCCGCCATCCGCATCGGCAACCCGGCGTCGTGGGAGCTCGCCCTGAACGCGCGCGACGACAGCGACGGCTACTTCGGCGCCATCGACGACAAGACGATCCTGGAGGCTCAGCGCATCCTCTCCGCCGAGGTCGGCATCTTCGTCGAGCCCGCCTCCGCGATCAGCGTGGCCGGCCTGCTCGAGCGTTCGGCCGCCGGTGTCATCCCGGCCGGTGCGACCGTCGTCCTCACGGTCACCGGTCACGGCCTGAAAGACCCGCAGTGGGCCCTCCGCAACGCCGACGGCTCGGATGTGCAGCCCACCGTCGTGCCGGTCGACATCCCCACCATCGCCGAGGTCCTCGGGCTCAGCGCCGCGGCCGAAGCCGCCGGAGCCGGGGCGTGA
- the thrB gene encoding homoserine kinase has product MTQPAVDLSGRSVTVKVPATSANLGPGFDTLGLALALYDELRVSVRDAPGATVEVIGVGAGEVPTDESNLVVRAIAHTFQAVGVPMPGLDLVAKNTIPHGRGMGSSGAAIVSGIMAAKGLLEGVVEIDSQGLLALANDMEGHPDNVAPALFGGLTIAWVTPEGPRFKKLIVHRGVSPLVFVPEHVMSTALARSLQPQSVPHEDAVFNVSRSALLVAALIQSPELLHAATEDKLHQSYRASAMPETHRLITLLRENGFAAVVSGAGPSILVLCSDPGQRLAAAELVAQKAETRWQPLMLAVDFKGATVTPASAQQSDTPAA; this is encoded by the coding sequence GTGACCCAGCCGGCCGTCGACCTGAGCGGTCGCTCGGTCACGGTCAAAGTCCCGGCGACGAGCGCGAACCTGGGGCCGGGTTTCGACACGCTCGGGCTCGCGCTCGCCCTGTACGACGAGCTGCGCGTCTCGGTGCGGGATGCGCCTGGAGCGACCGTCGAGGTGATCGGCGTCGGCGCGGGCGAGGTCCCGACCGACGAGAGCAACCTCGTCGTCCGTGCGATCGCGCACACCTTCCAGGCCGTCGGCGTTCCGATGCCGGGACTCGACCTCGTGGCGAAGAACACCATCCCGCACGGGCGCGGCATGGGCTCCTCCGGCGCGGCGATCGTCTCCGGCATCATGGCGGCCAAAGGTCTGCTCGAGGGCGTCGTGGAGATCGACTCCCAGGGCCTCCTCGCCCTCGCCAACGACATGGAGGGCCACCCGGACAATGTGGCGCCCGCCCTGTTCGGCGGCCTCACCATCGCCTGGGTGACCCCGGAGGGTCCACGGTTCAAGAAGCTCATCGTGCACCGGGGCGTCTCGCCGCTGGTGTTCGTTCCCGAGCATGTGATGTCGACGGCGCTCGCCCGCAGTCTGCAGCCGCAGTCGGTGCCCCACGAGGATGCTGTCTTCAACGTCTCCCGCTCGGCGCTGCTCGTCGCTGCCCTCATCCAGAGCCCCGAACTGCTGCACGCCGCCACCGAGGACAAGCTCCACCAGAGCTACCGTGCCTCGGCCATGCCGGAGACCCACCGGCTGATCACGCTGCTGAGGGAGAACGGCTTCGCCGCCGTCGTCTCCGGAGCCGGTCCCTCGATCCTCGTCCTGTGCAGCGACCCGGGCCAGCGGCTCGCCGCCGCCGAGCTCGTCGCCCAGAAGGCGGAGACCCGGTGGCAACCTCTGATGCTCGCCGTCGATTTCAAGGGTGCGACCGTCACCCCGGCGTCGGCGCAACAGTCGGACACACCGGCCGCGTAG
- the rho gene encoding transcription termination factor Rho — MTDVNLHAGGVDTSELMSLRVAELQALAAELGIQGANKLRKGELVEAVSTAQAQAAGATAGDRLPEAETHPAEQAAEQVVLEPLIAEPVSAEPLVGDSLLPEPVSPPVTSRKRAPRRASSADALGVPAATHLNAGATGVDSLIPDVDALLDSALASRESAARQSAPATEDAPASDDAASQGQNGQGQNGQKAESGQRNGRRRGGRAQSEQPEQPEQAEQAADASSEKSDAPADDAQGEQNGEQGQQRQGRGRNRNRNKNNNGGQNADQPQQGQQPAQNQGGQNREQAEREQSEREQGGKQGQNGQQNRNAQQQNRNGQQESAQAQSDADRSGRSRYRDRKRRGGVAGDEFEPEIADDDVLIPVAGILDVLDNYAFVRTSGYLPGSNDVYVSLGQVKKYNLRKGDAVVGAIRQPREGENNSRQKYNAIVKVDSINGQTVDEAASRVEFGKLTPLYPQERLRLETEPGKLTQRIIDLVAPIGKGQRGLIVAPPKAGKTIVMQQIANAITTNNPEVHLMVVLVDERPEEVTDMQRTVKGEVIASTFDRPAEDHTTVAELAIERAKRLVELGHDVVVLLDSITRLGRAYNLAAPASGRILSGGVDASALYPPKRFFGAARNIEHGGSLTILASALVETGSKMDEVIFEEFKGTGNMELRLSRQLADKRIFPAVDVNASGTRREEMLMGADEVKITWKLRRALAGLDQQQALEIVLGRLKETTSNVEFLMQVQKSMPAAPVNGHGTAHSHTNEHDHR, encoded by the coding sequence GTGACTGATGTCAATCTCCACGCCGGGGGCGTGGACACCAGCGAACTGATGTCCCTCAGAGTGGCGGAGCTGCAAGCTCTCGCCGCCGAGTTGGGCATCCAGGGCGCCAACAAGCTTCGCAAGGGCGAGCTCGTGGAGGCTGTCTCCACGGCGCAGGCCCAGGCGGCGGGCGCCACTGCCGGCGACCGGCTGCCCGAGGCCGAGACGCACCCCGCCGAGCAGGCGGCCGAGCAGGTCGTTCTCGAGCCGCTCATCGCCGAGCCGGTCTCGGCCGAGCCGCTTGTGGGCGACTCTCTGCTTCCCGAGCCGGTCTCCCCGCCCGTGACGTCGCGCAAGCGTGCGCCGCGCCGCGCCAGCAGCGCCGACGCTCTCGGCGTCCCCGCCGCCACCCACCTCAACGCCGGCGCCACCGGCGTCGACTCCCTCATCCCGGATGTCGATGCGCTGCTCGACTCGGCTCTCGCCTCCCGTGAGTCGGCCGCCCGCCAGTCGGCCCCGGCGACGGAAGACGCTCCGGCGTCGGACGATGCTGCGTCGCAGGGCCAGAACGGCCAGGGCCAGAACGGCCAGAAGGCCGAGTCCGGTCAGCGCAACGGTCGTCGTCGCGGCGGTCGCGCGCAGAGCGAACAGCCCGAACAGCCCGAGCAGGCCGAGCAGGCCGCCGATGCGTCGTCGGAGAAGTCCGACGCACCCGCCGACGATGCGCAGGGCGAGCAGAATGGCGAACAGGGCCAGCAGCGTCAGGGCCGTGGTCGCAATCGCAACCGCAACAAGAACAACAATGGCGGGCAGAACGCCGACCAGCCTCAGCAGGGTCAGCAGCCCGCGCAGAACCAGGGCGGCCAGAACCGCGAGCAGGCGGAGCGCGAGCAGAGCGAGCGCGAACAGGGCGGCAAGCAGGGCCAGAACGGCCAGCAGAACCGCAACGCGCAGCAGCAGAACCGCAACGGTCAGCAGGAGAGCGCGCAGGCGCAGTCCGACGCCGACCGTTCCGGTCGCAGCCGTTACCGCGACCGCAAGCGTCGCGGCGGTGTCGCGGGCGATGAGTTCGAGCCCGAGATCGCCGACGACGATGTGCTGATCCCGGTCGCCGGCATCCTGGATGTGCTCGACAACTACGCGTTCGTGCGCACCTCCGGCTACCTCCCGGGCTCCAACGACGTCTACGTCTCCCTCGGCCAGGTCAAGAAGTACAACCTGCGCAAGGGCGACGCCGTCGTCGGTGCCATCCGCCAGCCGCGCGAGGGCGAGAACAACAGCCGCCAGAAGTACAACGCGATCGTCAAGGTCGACTCGATCAACGGCCAGACCGTCGATGAGGCGGCCAGCCGCGTCGAGTTCGGCAAGCTCACCCCGCTCTACCCGCAGGAGCGCCTGCGCCTGGAGACCGAGCCCGGCAAGCTGACCCAGCGCATCATCGACCTGGTCGCCCCGATCGGCAAGGGCCAGCGCGGCCTGATCGTGGCGCCCCCGAAGGCCGGCAAGACCATCGTGATGCAGCAGATCGCCAACGCGATCACCACGAACAACCCCGAGGTGCACCTCATGGTCGTTCTGGTCGACGAGCGTCCCGAAGAGGTCACCGACATGCAGCGCACGGTGAAGGGCGAGGTCATCGCCTCGACCTTCGACCGTCCCGCCGAAGACCACACCACGGTCGCCGAGCTCGCCATCGAGCGCGCGAAGCGTCTGGTGGAGCTCGGCCACGACGTCGTCGTGCTCCTCGACTCGATCACCCGTCTGGGGCGCGCGTACAACCTCGCCGCTCCCGCCTCCGGCCGCATCCTCTCCGGTGGTGTCGACGCCTCGGCCCTGTACCCGCCCAAGCGGTTCTTCGGTGCTGCCCGCAATATCGAGCACGGTGGATCGCTCACGATCCTCGCCTCGGCGCTGGTGGAGACCGGATCCAAGATGGACGAGGTCATCTTCGAGGAATTCAAGGGCACCGGCAACATGGAGCTCCGCCTGTCGCGCCAGCTGGCCGACAAGCGCATCTTCCCGGCCGTGGATGTGAACGCATCCGGAACCCGGCGCGAAGAGATGCTGATGGGGGCCGACGAGGTCAAGATCACCTGGAAGCTGCGCCGCGCCCTCGCCGGGCTCGACCAGCAGCAGGCGCTCGAGATCGTGCTCGGCCGTCTCAAGGAGACCACGAGCAACGTCGAGTTCCTGATGCAGGTGCAGAAGTCGATGCCCGCGGCCCCGGTCAACGGCCACGGCACGGCGCACTCGCACACCAACGAGCACGACCACCGCTAG